The DNA sequence AGGCCCTCACGGCCCAGGAATTCGCCCTGGCCCTCCTGGACCTCATGCTCCCCGGCGCCTCCGGCCTGGACCTGTTAACCCACCTCAAGACCCACTCCCCGGATACGGAAGTTATCCTCATCACCGGCCACGCCGGCCTGGACAGCGCGGTTCAGGCCTTGCGCCTGGGGGCTTATGACTACCTGATCAAATCCGACTTGCGCCTGGCCGAGCTTCAGGCCCTGGTAGCCCGGGCGTTGGAGCGGCGCCGGCTGGCCCGGGAAAACCGGGAACTGGTGGCCCACCTCACCCAGGCCCGGGAAGAACTGGCCAACCGTAGGGCCCGGGAGTTAACCCAGGTGCGCCAAATCGGCGAGACCCTGGTCGGTCCTCTCACCTGGGATCAGCTCAGCCAGGGGCTGGTCAACCTCATCTGGAACAGCTTCCCCGTCCAACTCCTGGGTCTGACGATGCAAGGCCCCATGCCAGAGCTGCCCCTGGAGGCCTTTCGATGTCAGACTGACATCCCGGACGCCGGCTATCGGACTTTTCAGGAGGTGCTGAAGGGTCAACTGACGGCTGACTGCGCCGCGCCGTCCCCCACCGGGACGCCGCTGCCGCAAATGCTCTGGCACAAGGTGGCGGTGGAAGACGTCATTCTAGTTGCGGGGGCCGGACGCCAGGAGCCCTTCACCCCGGAGGAAGCCGAGCTCTTCCAGATTTTTATCCTCCAGGGAGAGGCCGGGATCAAGAATCTGGCGCTCTTCGAGCAGGTGAAAAGCCTGGCCCTCCGGGATGCCCTGACCGGCCTGCACAATTACCGCTATTTCCGGGAAACGCTCTCACATGAGGTGGAACGGAGCCGCCGCTATAACCTGCCGCTCTCCCTGCTCTTCCTGGACATCGATGATTTCAAACAGATCAACGACACCCTGGGCCATCTGCACGGGGATGCGATCATCCGGGACGTGGGTGCGATCCTGAAGAGCGGCATCCGCCTGGCCGACCTGCTGTGCCGCTACGGCGGCGACGAGTTTGTCCTGCTCATGGGCCAGACGCCGCTCTCGCAGGCCGAACTTTTGGCAGAGAGATTGCGGCGCCTCATTGCCCAGTCGCCTTTGAACCAAGCAGGTCTTGGCCCTGGCGTTACCGTGAGTATCGGCATGGCGGGGCTGAGGCCGGGGATGAGTATGGAGGACTTGATCAAGGCCGCGGACGGGGCCCTGTATCGGGCCAAGGAAGCCGGTAAAAACCGGTGCTGTGGTCCGCAACCCGGAGGACTAAGAGTAGAGACCGTCTGAAACCCGCATCACTTATTGCGTTTGCCATAAATTTATGCCGCTGGCTGATTTTTAAATCCCCCTAAATCCCCCTTTTTCAAAGGGGGACTTTATAAGTAATTCCTTATAGTTCCCCCCTTTACCAAAGGGGGGTTAGGGGGGATTTGGGGTGTTAAAGTATCTCCTATTACGGAAAAAACTTTTGGCAAACGCTATAATACCTACCGCATTTTTTGAACTTTTTATGCCGATGTGCTGCGCGTCCACCCGTCACGCACCTGTTTCAGGAAATGGTATCCAGCACCACGTACCCCTGCTGTTTCAAGGTGCCCACGATGGGCTCCAGGTTGGCTTTTTCCAGGCGGAAATAATAGGGACGCTTGTCCCCTTTGAGGGGTCCTAACGCGACGTTGATGACCTTGCCGCCGGCTTCCTTGATGAGGCGGGAGGCCGCGTCCAGGGCCTCGGGTAGGTTGTCCAGGAGGAGGTCCAGGCGGGAGGAACTCTTAAGCAGGCCCAGCATGGCGATGAACGCGCCAATCAGGTCCTGCATGGTGATGACCCCCATGAGCCGATCGCCATCCACCACGGGCATGCCGCCGATTTTATGTTCGTGGATCAGGCGGGCCGCTTCTTCCACGTCGGTGTCGGGAGTGACGCTCAAAGGGGCCTGGACCATGACGTCGCCCACCTTGATCTCTTCCAGCATGGAGGCCAAAAGGATTTCACGCAGATCCCGGGAGGTGATCCAGCCCACCATACGGTTTTTGGTCATAACCGGCAGGTGGCGAATCTTGTGCTTTTGCATTAACTTCAAGGCCTGGCCCACTTGCTTGTCAGGAGAGATGGTGACAATCTTGGTGCTCATTATCTGACTGACCAGCATGACGCGCCTCCTTGGTCCTTCCTTCCCGCCACCTTAAAACAAAGCGGCGGGAATTTCAACGAAATTCCCGCCTGTGGCAAGTTGTGGGCCAGGACCGACACCTCTCCCCCACCCCAACCCTCCCCCATCAAGGGGGGGGAGAAAAAGGTTTCCGAAATGAGTTACGATAAACCCGGAGAGCGTCCTAATTGGTGGCCAGTTGTTGCTGCAAAGTGGCGATGACGTGCTCGGCTTCGCCGATGTAGGTTGACATATTGGCCCGGTGATTGGCCAGGATGCCGTCTTTGGTGCCGTTGGTCACGACCCAGGGGCCTAGATGGGACGCCTCATGGAGGGCATGGATGGCGTCGTCCAGAAGCTTATGGGAGTTTTTCTTTTGGAGTTCCTCGTGAAATTCCTTGGTGACCGCCTCCAGCATCTCCGCCATGGATAAGGCGATGCCCTGGGAGTAATAGAAGTAGTCGTCCACCATAAACCAGGAAACGGTCTGGCCGTCGGCTTCCGTGTCTTTGATGAGGTTGTGGTAGCTGCTGCCCAACAGGTCTTTGTAGTTACTGAGCAGGGCGATCAAGTAATCCACCCGGGAATAGAACCGGGCCCGTCCCACCTTTAAGTTTTCGATATACTTTTCCAGGTCTTGCATGGCTTCCCGGTACTTGCCGGAGGCGGAGGGAAACCAGTATTTGTCAGGGCTGACCATGAAAAAGTTCATGGCTTCGTTTACCCGGGGATTATAGGCCTCGGTGGTGGCAAACCGGGTCATGTGCTCATTGAGCACCACCACGGTGCGCCGGGCCACTTCCAGGACCCCCAGTTGGGTGTTGTTGACGTTGTCCGTCAGGCCAAATTTGCCGAATATGATGCTGTTGGGCCGCCACCCGAACCAGGTCTTGCTGACCTGTTGGTCCATGATTTTAATCAAGGATTCGGTAAAGACCTCACCCTTGACCGGTTCCCGGCTGGGCGGGGCCAGGGCCGGAGCGGCCGGCGGCACATGAGCCGGAGCTTCTTTGGGGGGCGCGGCGGGGATCACCGGCGCCGTATGGGCTTCCTTGGGGGACCCCGGCATGAGAGGCTTTACCTCGGCGGGGGCAGGGGCTGCCGGCGTGGCTTCGCCATGGGGCGCAGCGGCCACAGGTGCCACCGCCGTCTCCGGCGAGGTCGATCCCTTGCGCAGGGCACCCCAGGCAAAGAGCGATCCCAAAAACAGGATGACCACCAGCGAAACGATGAGGAAGCGGTGGCTCATGATCAGATGCAGCAGTCCCCTGGGTGGTGGTACCGGCGCCAGAAACTGTCCCGGTTCGGGAGTATCATTGGGCGTCATGGAGATTCAGGCTCCTAGCGTGATTGGGCTGGTTCTTGAGAGGGATGTTCTGCAAAGACCTCGGCACTAAAAACGTAGATCTTGGTATGGGGGTCCTTCCAGGCATCCGTGGGCAATCCTGCCTTGCAACAGGTCTGCTCCAGGAAAGGCAGGCGGTCCCAGTTGCACTGGGTAGCCACCTGGGGCAGGAGCAAACCCCGATTATAGCCGCTGACGATATAGAGACCGTGTTTGCCTACCTCAATTTCATCGGTGCTTTGGATAAGCCGCATGGGGCTCAGGACGGATATCTCGATTTCCAGATCGTCCAGTTCGCTGGCCTGCAAAGGGCGGAAGCGAGGATCGTGAAAGGCCGCGGCCGCGGCCATTTCCCGCACCGTCTGGAGCAGAGGTTTGACGGCTTCCAGGTAGCCGATGCAGCCTCGGAGCTGTCCCCGGCGATGCAGGGACACAAAGGCGCCCCGGGATTCGCACAGCACGGGCGACTCGGTCTTTACCGGCGTAGCCGATTTCCCCTTGAGATGGGCTTCGATGCTGTCCCGGGCCACGTGCAGCAAGAGCTGTTTATCAGCAGTGTTCAGGTTCATGGCCAACTCCCCCCAACACGGCGGCGCCCCAAGCCCTATGAGGATCGAACCCCCCAGGGTAAGCCAGATGGCACATAGGCGGAAAAGTTTCATAAATCTGGGGTCAAGCCCTGGATTCTGGGCTCGCCATCCTTCTGCCTCAGTATCTAACCAAGATTTTAGATTCCTGTCAATGGCAAAGGTCCGCATGGGACATTTGCGCCTGGTGTTTCTGGCATTCCCCTTGCATCCCGACGGCTGGCTTGGTACATTTTAAGATGCAGTCAGCGATTGTCGAAAGTTCTTTCCTCTTATTCCCCTCTCCCTTGTGGGAGAGGATCAGGGTGAGGGGTTAATAAAAGAGCTTTTTATAATAAGGGCTTGGCGTTAATCTCGCCTCCCTGGCCAAGGGCATCCATCTCCATCCATGAAAACCTACCCGATATTTGCCATCATTGAAGACAAGCCCTGCCTGGTTGTAGGCGGTGGCGCCGTGGGGGAACGCAAGGTGCAGGACCTCCTGGCCGCAGGCGCCAAGGTAACCGTAGTCAGCCAGACCTTGTCCCCGGCCCTGGAGGCCCAGGCCTTAAGGGGCGAGATCGTTTATCTTTCCGAGGACTTTACCGATACCCAGGTAGAGGGCATGGCCCTGGTCATGGCCGCCACCGACGACCCGGGGGTCAACGCGCACGTGAGCGCCGCGGCCCAGGCCCGGGGCATCTGGGTCAATGTCGCGGACGAGCCTGAGCATTGCACCTTCATTGTGCCGGCCCAGGTTAAGCGGGGTGATCTGACCCTGGCCATCAGCACCGGCGGCGCCTCCCCCGCGTTAGCCCGCCAGGTGCGGGAGGACCTGCAGCAGCATTTCGGGCCGGAATATGGCCCTTACCTGGATCTGCTCAAACGGGTGCGAGCCCGGCTTTTGAGCGAGCGCCGGGCCCATCCCGACAATGCCGAACTCTTCACCCGCCTGGTGCGCAGCTCCCTCAAGGACGCAGTGGCCCAGGGGGACCGGACCCGGGTAATGTGGGTCCTCCGGGAAGTTATGGGCGAGGCCTTAAGCACACCGGTCCTGGGTGAACTGGTCTCCCAGGCCTTTAAGGAAACGGAGGGGTGAGGGCCTAAAATCGGGGCTCGTTCCCAAGCTGTGCTTGGGAACGCATTAACCAGCCAAGTTGAGCTTGGCATCCACTGCTGTTGGGTAAAACGTGACTAATTTTTTTCTCTATCTCACCCTGCTCGCCTATTTCGCCGCTACCGGGCTTTGGCTGGCCTACTTCCTGATCCAACGGGAGGGCTATTACCGCGCCGGGATCTGGGTCATGGCCGGGGGCCTGGTGGTCCACAGCCTGGCCCTCATCCAGCGGGTCTGGAGCTTGGGCTACCTGCCCGCGGCCTCCGTGGGAGAGTCTCTGCTGCTGTTTACCTGGGTCCTGGTGGCAGCCTTTCTGGTGTTGATCTGGCGCTATCCCATCAAAGTCCTGGGTGCTTTAGTCGCCCCCCTGGCGGCCCTGATGGTCTGCGGCAGCTTGATCTTGCCCGCACCGCACGGCACCATCGCCCCTCTGCTCAAAAGCTTTTGGCTAACCATCCATATCTGCCTGACCCTAACGGGCTATGCCGCCCTGGCCCTGGCCTGCCTGGGGGGGATTCTCTACCTCATCCAGGAGCGCCAGATCAAGGGCAAACAGTTCGGCTTTTTTTATCGCCGCCTGCCGTCGCTGTCGCAGTTGGATACCCTCAATTACTGGTGCCTGACCATCGGCTTCCCGTTGCTCACTGCGGGGATCATCTTCGGCTCGCTTTATGCCCAGCACACCCTGGGACGCTTCTGGAATTGGGACCCCAAGGAGATCATGACCATTATCGCCTGGCTGATCTACGCGGTGCTCCTGCATGAGCGCCTGGCAGTGGGTTGGCGGGGCCGGCGGGCGGCGCTGCTGGCTATCTGCGGCTTTTTGGTCCTGATCCTTACCTTTGTGGGCGCCAACCTGTGGCTCACGGGCTACCACAATTTCGCCAGGTTCATTCAAAAGCCATGACTCTCCTGCTCTGCGGCGTCAACCATAAGACCGCGCCGGTAGCCCTCAGGGAGAAGCTGGCCTGCCTCATCCCCGACGCGGGGGTGGCCTATGCTGACCTCAAGACCTGGCCGGAACTCTCCGAGAGCCTGCTTTATAATACCTGCAACCGGGTGGAGTTGATGTGCGTCACCGAGGCGCCGGAGGACGCCGCGGCTCTGGTCCTGAAGTTCTTTGCCAGGCATCCGGAGATTGTCCCGGCCGACCTGAAGGCGTCCTTTTATGTCCACCGCGATCAGGAGGCGGTGCAGCATTTCTTCCGGGTCGCGGCCAGCCTGGATTCCATGGTGGTGGGGGAGCCCCAGATCCTGGGGCAGATGAAGGCGGCTTACCGGCTGGCTGCGGATTACCGGTCCACCGGACCCATTCTCAATCGCCTGGTCCACAAAGCCTTCTCCGTGGCTAAACGGGTGCGCTGCGAAACCGGCATCGGCGACCATGCCGTGAGCGTCAGCTATGCCGCGGTCACCCTGGCCAAGAAGATCTTCGGGGACCTGGCGGGCAAAAACGTCTTGCTTTTGGGGGCAGGCGAAATGGCGGAACTGGCTCTGGAGCACCTCAAGGGCCACGGCGTGGCCAAAATTACCGTGGCCAACCGGACTCTTGCACGGGGTGTAGAACTGGCCCGGCGATTCGGCGGGGAAGCGGTCTCCCTGGAAGAGACCCAGGATCAGCTCCTCACCGCCGATATCCTCATCAGCTCCACCGGCTCCGGAGAGATCCTCGTCACCCGGGACCAGGTCAAGGGGGTGATGCGGCGGCGCAAGCAGCGGCCCCTGTTCCTCATCGACATCGCGGTGCCCCGGGACCTGGACCCGGCCATCAACGACCTGGACAACATCTACCTGTACAACATCGACGACCTCAAAGAGGTGGTGGAATTCAACTGGGAGCGCCGCCGGCACGAGGCCGGCAAGGCCGAACGCTTGGTGGCCGCGGAAACCTTGAAATTCCTCCACTGGCTGGAAACCCTGGAGGTCTATCCCACCATCATCGCCCTCAAGGAGAAGGCCGAAATCATCTGCCAGACGGAATTAAAAAAGACCCTGAATCAGTTGGGCCCTCTCACCGACGAACAGCGCCAGGCCCTTGAGGTCTTGACCGCCTCGGTCACCCAAAAACTTCTGCACGACCCCATTATCTTCCTGAAGCGCAACCGCCGGCCCCGTAACCCTCACCAGGAGCTTGACCTGGTGCGGCGCCTCTTCAACCTGGACCCGGACCGCGACAGGGACTATTCCGAAGAAAAATAGGCCCTGGACCCAGCAGTGTCCGGTTAGAAAATTGCATGAGGTTGTTCCGCCCCCCTCACCCCAGCCCTCTCCCCCCGAAGCGGGTGGAGAGGGGGTAGGAGATGTGGCTGTTTTAGTAACCATAAGGCATTAAATCGGTTCCACTTTTCCCCTCTCCCCAATGGGGGAGAGGGTTAGGGTGAGGGGGAGGTAATCTTCTCGGAGCCGGAAGTGCGCAGCGAATTTTTAAGCTGTTGGACTACGCCCAACGAACTTCCTCATTTGCAAAAACCAAACCGGTGACACTGCTGCCCTGGACCATCTCTTGACCCGGACTGCCCGGCTTGATATCCTTAAGTGGGGGAAAAGGCGATGCCAGGGAGGCAGTTGCGCCGCCCGGCCCGGAGTTGGGGGCCGGATTATTACCCTACCCGAGGAAGCCATGTCCAACATTATCGATATTGAAGGCCGGATCAAGCTGGAGCAGAAGAAGAAAACCAAGGTGGACCGGGCCAAAAAAATGGAGGCGGTGCGCAAGATCGTGCAGTGCACCCGCTGCCTGGCCCGTTGCGCCAAGTGCGGCGTCCAGTTCGAGAGCCACGAGATGTACAAGCGCCAAAAAGGTCCCTACCGTTTCTGCCCTTTCTGTCAGGAGGAGTACGAGGACTTCCGCCGGATTAAAGACGCTGGCGCAGAAAGCCCCTTTTATTGGCACAACAAGGAGTGGGTGTCCGTCTGGCAGACCTGGCTCGATTTCCAGCAGGCCATGAAGGCCTATGGGGAGTCCCAGGAGTTCATCGACTTGGTGCGGGAGGTAGAGTGGGACCGGTGAGCTCATGCCCCCGGCCCCAAGCAGGCAGGTTGAACTAACCTTCTGAACCGACACGATAGGCTTGTTGGAGAATCTCCATGGCAAAATTAAAGGCTTGTTCCCGGTCCAGGGTTACTTCGGAATGACAGGTCTTGTCGGCCCCGCTGCAGGTGTAGAACACAATCTTCACCGTTCCTTCGGGGCGTTGCACTACGGCGATCTCGCCATCGGGTTCCAGGGTCTTATAAGTGCGATGCTTCATCTTATCGGGTTCTCCTTCTGGGCTCTTTGTATCCTTGGAAAGTTAGCATAATCATCTCGCGCCATTAATTCAAGCCTGAACTTCTTCACATGGCTTTTTGTAAGCAAATAGCTGGCGACGGTCAGGGACGCCCGACCCACCGGATTACATATCGGACGGGCCTCCGTGCCCGTCATTTTTTCAATTTTTAAGAGTTCATCACAAAAACCGCTCATGGCTCTTTATCCCAAAGAATATGACCTCATCGTGATCGGCGCCGGCCACGCGGGCTGCGAAGGCTCTCTGGCCGCGGCCCGGATGGGGTTAACGGTGCTGCTCTTCAACCTCAACCTGGACACCATGGCCCAGATGGCGTGCAATCCCGCGGTGGGGGGACTGGCCAAGGGCCACGTGGTGAAAGAGATCGACGCCCTGGGCGGGGTGATGGGGCATTTAGCGGATACCTCGGGCATCCAGTTCCGGACCCTTAACCTCTCCAGGGGGCCGGCGGTGCGGGGCACCCGCGTCCAGTGCGACAAGCAGGCCTACCGCCTGGCCATGAAATCCCTGTTGGAACACGAGCCCTTAATCGACCTGCGGGAAGCCATGGTGGAGCGGCTCCTGGTGGAGGACGGCCGGGTGGTGGGCGTGGTGGAAAACCTGGGCCTGACCTATAAGGCCCGGGCAGTCCTCATCACCACGGGCACCTTTTTGAACGGCCTCATTCATATCGGGGACTGCCGCATCCCTGCGGGCCGGGCCGGGGAGTTCGCGGCCACCGGCCTCGCCGCCTGCTTAAAAGATCTGGGCTTTCGGATGGGACGCTTAAAGACCGGCACACCCCCGCGCCTGAGGGCGGGCACCATTGATTTTGCCGGCATGGAACGCCTCTGGGGCGATCCTCAGCCCCGCCCCTTTTCCTGGCGCACTGCCAAGGTGCCCGAGGAGCAGATGGCCTGCTTCGTCACCCACACGACCTCGGCGACGCACCGGATAATCCGGGACCACATCCACCTCTCGCCGTTGTATAGCGGAGTGATCCAGGGGGTGAGCGCCCGCTACTGTCCATCGCTTGAAGACAAGGTGATGCGTTTTTTGGACAAGCCCAGCCACCAGGTGACCCTGGAACCGGAAGGACGGGACACCGCCGAGATCTATGCCAAGGGGCTGGGAAACTGTCTGCCCGCCGAGATCCAGTTGGCCTTGTTCCGCAGCGTCCCGGGACTGGAGGCCGCTGAGGTGATGCGCCCGGCCTACGCCATCGAATATGACTACGTGGACCCGCTGGAGCTTAAAGCCACGTTAGAGACCAAGCGGATCAAAGGCCTGTTTTTGGCGGGGCAAATCAACGGCACCTCGGGCTACGAAGAAGCCGCGGGCCAGGGCTTGTGGGCCGGGATCAACGCCGCCTGCCAGATAATGGGGCGTCCCGCCTTCCTGCCGGACCGCTCCCAGGCCTACCTGGCGGTGCTGGTGGATGACCTGGTGACTAAGGGCACCCGGGAACCATACCGCCTCTTTACCTCCCGGGCCGAGTACCGCTTGCTCCTGAGAGAGGACAACGCCGACGCCCGTTTGTTGGAATGGGGTTTTGAATTGGGATTGGTGGATTATGAGGCGCGGGACCGCTTTTTAGAAAAGCAACGCCTGATGCGGCAGGAAGAGGCGCGGCTTACGGGTCGCCGGGTCTTCCCGACGCCTGAGGTCAATAAAACGCTTACGGCCCTTGGAACCGCACCCTTGAAGATCACGACCCCCCTCTTGAGCTTGCTGAAGCGGCCGGAGTTGGATCTCGCCACCCTGTACCGGCTGAGCGGGGAGGAGCCACCGGTGCCCCCGGCCGTGGTGGAGCAGTTGGAAATTAAGCACAAGTACGAAGGCTACATCAGGCGCCAGGAAGAGACGGCCATAAAATTCGCTCAGGGGGAAGGGAAAAGCATCCCTGCGGAGTTCGATTATGACGGAGTGCCGGGGTTGTCGCTGGAAATCCGGGAAAAGTTAAAGCAGGTGCGGCCTCGGTCCCTGGGACAGGCAGGCCGCATCTCCGGGGTTACCCCGGCGGCAGTGGCCGTTTTGATGGTGTACGTGAAAAGAAAGAGGTCAACCAAAGGCTGAAGGGCGCAAGCTCGCTGTGCCCACTGGAAATCTCTTGGAATTTGATTCGCTCTCTTTGCTGCAACCGAAAACAGTACGAATGATTGGCGGCTTTAGCTATAGCGTTTGCCAAAAGTTTTTTCCGTAATTAGGAGATACTTTAACACCCCAAATCCCCCCTAACCCCCCTTTGTTAAAGGGGGGAACTATAAGGAATTACTTATAAAGTCCCCCTTTGAAAAAGGGGGATTTAGGGGGATTTAAAAATCAGCCAGCGGCATAAATTTATGGCAAACGCTATAACCCGGCTCTCGATTAGTAGCTGCCCGGACCCATGGACTTAAAGGCGCTTTCGGCAAAGTAATTGTCCTTGATGGTGGCGCCGCAGGTGGCGCAGGTGTTGGCCAGGTTGATCATCGAATCCCGGCCCCGGTACCGGGTGTCCGTATCGGCGCAAGCGCCCACTAGCAAAGCTGCCAATAACACCAAAATCAAGCCATTATAATTCATGAGGTTTTCCTTCCTGGAATACCGTTTGTTTTTCGTTAAAAACTTTCTGTGTGACCCCGACTGTTCCCGGTTGGCCATCGGCAGATGGCATCTCACCCTGGGGCCGGTGCTAGGGCCGCTGTTTCAACGTTATATAGCGCTTGCCAAAAGTTCTTTCCCCTTACCCCCTCTCCCCTTGTGGGAGAGGGCTAGGCAACGAGTATAACTGAACTGCGTCGGTCCTCCCCGGCTGCTGGGAGGCCGACACGCTCAACCCGGACTACTTGCCCCGAGATTTCTGATATTGGTCATAGAGATACCCACCCAGAAGGCCGGCGCCGCCGCCAATCGCCGCACCCGCGGCAGGGGAGCCCGCGGCCCAGCCGACGAGGGCGCCGCCACTGGCGCCAATAGCGCCACCGGCCAAGGTCCGCTGCGCAGTAGTGGCATTCATACTGGTGCACCCCCCAAAAATCAGGGTTGCTACCACCAACAGGATGACCGCTTTCTTCATATAATCCTCTCCTGTTATGGTTACTCCTTGCCTTATACTCATTGCCAAAAGTTTTTTCTTATTAACCCCTCACCCTACCCTCTCCCACAAGGGGAGAGGAGAATTAGAGGAAAAAACTTTTGGCAAATGCTATGGGTGGTAGGCTCGAGCTCCGAACCCAGGTTACCACCAGATTCCACCAACAGTCAACTGTACTACAGGACGTCCAGGCGCCCGGGATCCCCGCGGGGACCCCGGGCACGATATGGAGGGAGAACGAGGACTTGGCCAAAGACCAGTTTACCCCGTTGCTACAGAAGAGTGAAAGAGGCTAATGGCCTTTAGATTTTTGATACTGGTCGTAGATATAACCCCCCGCAAGGCCAGCCCCGCCGCCGATGGCGGCCCCGCAAGCGGGACATCCTGCGGCCCAGCCAATGAGGGCGCCGCTACCGGCGCCGATGGCGCCGCCACCCAACGTCCTGTACGCTGTATTGGTATCCGCCGTCCCCCCACATCCCCCTACCAAGAGCGCCGCAACCATGATCAAGATAGCTGCCTTTTTCGTGAGCATTATTTCCCCCTTACAGTGTCCGGCGGACATACCTTGGTACACCGCCGCAAGACCACCTCAATCACGGGGGTGTCCAACTTGCCGGGGTTTTGCTGATAGAATTTATCCACTTCTTGAACGATCTGCATCACGGTTCGGGACTTCAAGTCATCCACGAAGACTTGGGAAAGACAGGTCGGCGCCCTGCCTTTGGAGGCTGCCACCTCGTAATCGGCCAGGTTGCCCATCCCGAAAATATACCCCGCTTTGCCGTCCTCGGAAACCTGCTGCCAGTTCATCCCGGTCCACAAAAAGGCATTTCCGGTTCCCGCTGCCGGGGCCGACGCGGCCAGACCGCCGACCATGAGCCCGATCACGACCAGAACGAGTGCTGCTCTCATTTTTTCTTCTCGGCCGGCGGGGCCGCACAGAGTTTGGTGCAGCGCTCTAAAATCACCCCGATCACCGGCGTTTGCAGCTTGGTGGGATTGTCTTTATAAAACTTGTCTACTTCGGCTATTACTTGGGCAATCGTCTTGGTCTTAAGTTCGTCGACAAATCCCTTGGAGATGCAGGGGGCCTGGTTGGGGCCGCTCGCGGCGGTCTCGAAGTCGGCCATATTGCCGATCCCTTTGACATAGGCCACCTTGATCTCGGTGTTCATGTCTTTCCATTGGGTGCCGTCCCACAGGAACCCCTTATTATCGGCGGCCAGAGCTGCCGTAGCCAGTGCGAAGAGAATCACCAGCACCGCAAAGCACGCTGCACTCCTGATTTTCATGGGCTTGCCCTCCTTGACTTAGGAAAGGTGTGACTTTACTCAGCTTACGACAGTACCGTTCCGATGCTTGCCGCCTGTTTCCGGGGGCTTCTTCTTGGGGGTTTTCTGGCCTTTTTTTGGGGCTTTTTTGGGGGTCGCTTTTGTCGTCGCGGCCTTTTTAGGAGCTTTCTTGCTGGCCTTAGCCTTGTTTTTGCCCTTGGCTTTGGCCTTCCCCTCTTCGGCCTGCTTGGGGGCGGTTGGCTCCTTGGTCTCAGGCTGGGTCAGGGGCCTGCCGCTCTCCAGCATGGGAGGCACTGCCGGCGGCTCCACCTGGCGCTGCGCCCTGGCAGGCTGCAGGCTGAGAAAGAAGAGCCCGGCGGCGACCAGGGTGATGTATTTTTTCATGGTGATTTGAGCAACCCTCCCCTGCGCAGTAGACTAAAGGCCTGGTTCGGGGTTTGATGCCCCGACATGCAAACCCCGAACCGGTGCGCGCAAATCTGATTTTTATTCTACGGGTTTGGCTTTCTTGGCTTTCTTGCTCGTCTTGGCCTTTTTGCTTTTGGCCTTT is a window from the Desulfobaccales bacterium genome containing:
- the hemA gene encoding glutamyl-tRNA reductase; this encodes MTLLLCGVNHKTAPVALREKLACLIPDAGVAYADLKTWPELSESLLYNTCNRVELMCVTEAPEDAAALVLKFFARHPEIVPADLKASFYVHRDQEAVQHFFRVAASLDSMVVGEPQILGQMKAAYRLAADYRSTGPILNRLVHKAFSVAKRVRCETGIGDHAVSVSYAAVTLAKKIFGDLAGKNVLLLGAGEMAELALEHLKGHGVAKITVANRTLARGVELARRFGGEAVSLEETQDQLLTADILISSTGSGEILVTRDQVKGVMRRRKQRPLFLIDIAVPRDLDPAINDLDNIYLYNIDDLKEVVEFNWERRRHEAGKAERLVAAETLKFLHWLETLEVYPTIIALKEKAEIICQTELKKTLNQLGPLTDEQRQALEVLTASVTQKLLHDPIIFLKRNRRPRNPHQELDLVRRLFNLDPDRDRDYSEEK
- the amrA gene encoding AmmeMemoRadiSam system protein A, producing the protein MNLNTADKQLLLHVARDSIEAHLKGKSATPVKTESPVLCESRGAFVSLHRRGQLRGCIGYLEAVKPLLQTVREMAAAAAFHDPRFRPLQASELDDLEIEISVLSPMRLIQSTDEIEVGKHGLYIVSGYNRGLLLPQVATQCNWDRLPFLEQTCCKAGLPTDAWKDPHTKIYVFSAEVFAEHPSQEPAQSR
- a CDS encoding DUF2333 family protein, with translation MTPNDTPEPGQFLAPVPPPRGLLHLIMSHRFLIVSLVVILFLGSLFAWGALRKGSTSPETAVAPVAAAPHGEATPAAPAPAEVKPLMPGSPKEAHTAPVIPAAPPKEAPAHVPPAAPALAPPSREPVKGEVFTESLIKIMDQQVSKTWFGWRPNSIIFGKFGLTDNVNNTQLGVLEVARRTVVVLNEHMTRFATTEAYNPRVNEAMNFFMVSPDKYWFPSASGKYREAMQDLEKYIENLKVGRARFYSRVDYLIALLSNYKDLLGSSYHNLIKDTEADGQTVSWFMVDDYFYYSQGIALSMAEMLEAVTKEFHEELQKKNSHKLLDDAIHALHEASHLGPWVVTNGTKDGILANHRANMSTYIGEAEHVIATLQQQLATN
- the ccsB gene encoding c-type cytochrome biogenesis protein CcsB yields the protein MTNFFLYLTLLAYFAATGLWLAYFLIQREGYYRAGIWVMAGGLVVHSLALIQRVWSLGYLPAASVGESLLLFTWVLVAAFLVLIWRYPIKVLGALVAPLAALMVCGSLILPAPHGTIAPLLKSFWLTIHICLTLTGYAALALACLGGILYLIQERQIKGKQFGFFYRRLPSLSQLDTLNYWCLTIGFPLLTAGIIFGSLYAQHTLGRFWNWDPKEIMTIIAWLIYAVLLHERLAVGWRGRRAALLAICGFLVLILTFVGANLWLTGYHNFARFIQKP
- a CDS encoding diguanylate cyclase, giving the protein MDDDPQLLSTLTECLDGQGYAVTAAADGHQAMEALTAQEFALALLDLMLPGASGLDLLTHLKTHSPDTEVILITGHAGLDSAVQALRLGAYDYLIKSDLRLAELQALVARALERRRLARENRELVAHLTQAREELANRRARELTQVRQIGETLVGPLTWDQLSQGLVNLIWNSFPVQLLGLTMQGPMPELPLEAFRCQTDIPDAGYRTFQEVLKGQLTADCAAPSPTGTPLPQMLWHKVAVEDVILVAGAGRQEPFTPEEAELFQIFILQGEAGIKNLALFEQVKSLALRDALTGLHNYRYFRETLSHEVERSRRYNLPLSLLFLDIDDFKQINDTLGHLHGDAIIRDVGAILKSGIRLADLLCRYGGDEFVLLMGQTPLSQAELLAERLRRLIAQSPLNQAGLGPGVTVSIGMAGLRPGMSMEDLIKAADGALYRAKEAGKNRCCGPQPGGLRVETV
- a CDS encoding CBS and ACT domain-containing protein, which codes for MLVSQIMSTKIVTISPDKQVGQALKLMQKHKIRHLPVMTKNRMVGWITSRDLREILLASMLEEIKVGDVMVQAPLSVTPDTDVEEAARLIHEHKIGGMPVVDGDRLMGVITMQDLIGAFIAMLGLLKSSSRLDLLLDNLPEALDAASRLIKEAGGKVINVALGPLKGDKRPYYFRLEKANLEPIVGTLKQQGYVVLDTIS
- a CDS encoding bifunctional precorrin-2 dehydrogenase/sirohydrochlorin ferrochelatase, whose protein sequence is MKTYPIFAIIEDKPCLVVGGGAVGERKVQDLLAAGAKVTVVSQTLSPALEAQALRGEIVYLSEDFTDTQVEGMALVMAATDDPGVNAHVSAAAQARGIWVNVADEPEHCTFIVPAQVKRGDLTLAISTGGASPALARQVREDLQQHFGPEYGPYLDLLKRVRARLLSERRAHPDNAELFTRLVRSSLKDAVAQGDRTRVMWVLREVMGEALSTPVLGELVSQAFKETEG